In Vitis vinifera cultivar Pinot Noir 40024 chromosome 11, ASM3070453v1, a genomic segment contains:
- the LOC100257654 gene encoding probable sulfate transporter 3.5, which produces MAPSTESVVHVNFSNPRSFANKFRSHLKETFFPDDPFRQFRNEPPLRRTKKALQYFVPIFEWLPKYTFSMFKYDVLAGITIASLAIPQGISYAKLAEIPPIIGLYSSFVPPLVYAVFGSSRSMAVGTVAAVSLLIASTIGDVVSPTDDPTLFLHLVFTATFITGIFQTALGLLRLGILVDFLSHSTITGFMGGTATIICLQQLKGFLGLSHFTTKTDVVSVVRAIFSHRNEWRWESAVMGVCFLLFLLFTVQLRKRLPRLFWVSAVAPIVTVLIGCIIAYFLRGHDAIQTVGHLKKGLNPLSIGYLNFNPKYLTAVVKAGIITAILGLAEGIAIGRSFAIMKNEQTDGNKEMIAFGLMNIVGSFTSCYLTTGPFSKSAVNFNAGCRSAMSNVVMAFCMMLTLLFLAPVFSYTPLVALSAIITSAMLGLIKYDEAYHLFKVDKFDFCICMAAFLGVTFVTMDVGLMLSVGLSIVRALLYVARPATVKLGNIPNSTLYRDVEQYPAATSFPGVLVLQLGSPIHFANSTYIRERILRWINEEEDVSSPKGTNVEHVLLDLGGVTSIDMTGIETLVEVLRNMQAKGIKMGLVNPRTEVLEKLMVAKFIDIIGQEAIFLSIDEAIRASQFSLNVWTQKDGVDKDHVPDTKGLL; this is translated from the exons ATGGCGCCCTCTACAGAATCGGTCGTCCATGTGAATTTCTCCAACCCCAGAAGCTTTGCCAACAAGTTCAGGTCCCACCTCAAGGAGACCTTCTTCCCCGATGATCCCTTCCGGCAGTTCAGAAACGAACCGCCGCTGCGGCGCACGAAGAAAGCTTTACAATACTTTGTTCCCATCTTTGAATGGCTGCCCAAATACACTTTCAGCATGTTCAAGTATGACGTCCTCGCCGGAATCACCATTGCCAGCCTCGCCATCCCGCAGGGCATCAGCTACGCTAAACTCGCTGAAATCCCTCCCATTATAGGCCTCT ATTCGAGTTTTGTTCCACCGTTGGTTTATGCTGTTTTTGGGAGCTCCAGGAGTATGGCAGTGGGAACAGTGGCGGCGGTGTCGTTGCTTATAGCCTCTACCATCGGAGATGTGGTGTCTCCGACGGATGATCCGACATTGTTTCTGCATTTAGTTTTCACAGCCACCTTCATCACAGGGATCTTTCAGACAGCCTTGGGTCTTTTACG ACTCGGGATTTTGGTGGATTTCTTATCGCATTCCACTATCACCGGCTTCATGGGAGGGACCGCAACCATCATCTGTCTGCAACAGCTCAAGGGTTTTCTTGGATTGAGCCATTTCACTACTAAAACTGATGTTGTCTCAGTTGTGAGGGCAATCTTCAGCCATAGGAATGAG TGGAGATGGGAAAGTGCAGTTATGGGAGTCTGCTTCCTTCTCTTCCTCCTCTTCACTGTGCAGCTG AGAAAGAGACTGCCGCGGCTGTTTTGGGTGTCAGCAGTGGCTCCAATCGTGACGGTGTTAATTGGCTGCATTATTGCTTACTTCCTTCGCGGCCATGATGCAATCCAAACA GTTGGTCACTTAAAGAAAGGATTAAATCCTCTTTCCATCGGATATTTGAATTTCAACCCTAAGTATCTAACAGCAGTTGTAAAAGCTGGGATCATCACAGCCATCTTAGGACTAGCG GAAGGGATAGCAATAGGGAGGAGCTTTGCGATAATGAAAAACGAGCAAACTGATGGAAACAAAGAGATGATAGCTTTTGGGCTGATGAACATTGTTGGGTCTTTTACTTCTTGCTATTTGACTACAGGCCCATTTTCAAAATCTGCAGTGAACTTCAATGCTGGGTGTAGGTCAGCAATGTCCAATGTGGTGATGGCATTCTGTATGATGCTGACTCTCCTCTTCTTGGCTCCTGTCTTTAGTTACACTCCTCTGGTAGCTCTCTCTGCCATTATCACCTCAGCCATGCTTGGACTCATCAAGTACGATGAGGCCTATCATCTCTTCAAGGTCGACAAGTTTGATTTCTGTATCTGCATGGCTGCGTTTTTGGGAGTTACCTTCGTTACAATGGATGTAGGCCTCATGCTCTCG GTAGGGCTTTCAATTGTGAGAGCACTTCTATATGTGGCCAGGCCTGCCACAGTCAAGCTTGGAAACATACCAAACTCCACGCTCTACCGTGACGTAGAGCAGTATCCGGCTGCAACGTCGTTCCCAGGCGTCCTAGTCCTGCAACTGGGCTCCCCGATTCACTTTGCCAACTCCACTTACATCAGAGAACG GATTTTGAGGTGGATTAACGAGGAAGAGGACGTTTCAAGTCCCAAAGGGACCAATGTCGAGCATGTGCTGCTAGATTTGGGAG GAGTTACCTCCATAGACATGACAGGCATAGAAACCCTGGTTGAAGTCCTAAGAAACATGCAAGCAAAAGGAATCAAG ATGGGTTTAGTAAACCCCAGAACTGAGGTATTGGAGAAGTTGATGGTGGCGAAATTCATAGACATCATAGGTCAGGAAgccatcttcctatcaattGATGAAGCTATCAGAGCATCCCAATTTTCACTCAATGTATGGACACAAAAAGATGGCGTGGACAAAGATCATGTTCCTGACACAAAAGGACTGCTTTGA